A window of the Janthinobacterium agaricidamnosum NBRC 102515 = DSM 9628 genome harbors these coding sequences:
- a CDS encoding ATP-dependent Clp protease proteolytic subunit, giving the protein MNDTQENTEQHGYFTLSGDVNSDMIRRVFEAASDMTLDRITTAHVLLQSNGGYVSDGICLYNFLSNLPLKLITYNAGAVASIAVTLFLAGRERYASETARFMVHKSHATASPGSRPDALKIIVEGLRADDLRTERILRQHVSLNEEHWMVHAYSDLHLTAQEALEVGLVGGITDFSPPKDRRLINI; this is encoded by the coding sequence GAGAACACGGAACAGCACGGTTATTTCACCTTGTCCGGCGATGTCAACAGCGACATGATACGGCGCGTGTTCGAGGCCGCGTCCGACATGACGCTGGACCGCATCACGACCGCGCACGTGCTGCTACAGTCGAACGGCGGTTATGTCAGCGATGGTATCTGTCTGTACAACTTTTTAAGCAATTTGCCGCTGAAGTTAATTACCTACAACGCTGGCGCGGTGGCGTCGATCGCCGTGACGCTGTTCTTGGCGGGCCGGGAGCGTTACGCCAGCGAGACCGCGCGCTTCATGGTGCACAAGTCGCACGCGACGGCGTCGCCCGGTTCGCGGCCGGACGCGCTGAAAATCATCGTCGAAGGCTTGCGCGCCGACGACTTGCGCACCGAACGCATCCTGCGCCAGCATGTCAGCCTGAATGAAGAACACTGGATGGTGCATGCGTATTCCGATTTGCACCTGACCGCGCAAGAGGCGCTGGAAGTCGGCCTGGTCGGCGGCATCACGGACTTTTCGCCGCCCAAGGACCGCCGCCTGATTAATATATAA